In Rhodococcus pseudokoreensis, the DNA window GTGTTCGCGGAGGGTGAGATCGCGACGTGCTTCTACGTGCTGATCGAAGGCGAACTCGTGCTGAGCAAGCTGTCGGGCGGCGAAGACATCGAGTTCAACCGGACCACCCAGCGCGGCGTGTACGCCGGGGCGTGGCAGTCGTATCTCGGCGACCGCGCACCCCAGACGTACACCGCGTCGATGCGCGTCACCGCCCCGTCGAAGTTCTTCGTCCTCGACGCCGACCGGTTCGGGCAGCTCATGCGCGAATGGTTCCCGATGGCCGTGCATCTGCTGGAGGGGCTGTTCTTCGGCAACCAGAACGCGAAGCAAGTCGTCGATCAGCGGGAACGTCTCCTCGCGCTGGGGTCGCTGTCGGCGGGGCTGACGCACGAGCTGAACAACCCGGCGGCCGCCGCGGTCCGGGCGACGGCGTCGCTGCGCGACCGGGTGTCGCACATGCGGCACAAGCTGAGCGTGATCGCCTCGGGCGTGTACGACAGTCAGGCGCTGGCCACGTTGATCCGGTTGCAGGACGAGGCCGCCGAACTGGTGGCGAAGGCCCCGACGCTGACCCCGCTCGAAGCGTCCGACCGGGAGGACGAACTCGGCGACTGGTTCGACGACCACGGCGTCTCCGGCGGCTGGGACCTCGCGCCCACGTTCGTGCAGGCCGGGCTCGACGTGCCGTGGCTCGAGCGGATCGTCGCCAGCGTCGACGACGACTCGATGGTCGAGAGCGCGATCCGCTGGCTCAACTACACCCTCGAGACCGAACTGCTGATGAACGAGATCGCCGACTCCACGGCCCGGGTGTCCACGCTGGTGAACGCCGCCAAGCAGTACTCGCAGATGGACCGTGCCCCCTACCAGCGCGTCGACCTGCGGGAACTGCTCGACAGTTCACTGGTGATGCTC includes these proteins:
- a CDS encoding ATP-binding protein, with translation MSRLPCDPPELRTLFLFEKLTDHQLEQLCENGHVELIEPGPVFAEGEIATCFYVLIEGELVLSKLSGGEDIEFNRTTQRGVYAGAWQSYLGDRAPQTYTASMRVTAPSKFFVLDADRFGQLMREWFPMAVHLLEGLFFGNQNAKQVVDQRERLLALGSLSAGLTHELNNPAAAAVRATASLRDRVSHMRHKLSVIASGVYDSQALATLIRLQDEAAELVAKAPTLTPLEASDREDELGDWFDDHGVSGGWDLAPTFVQAGLDVPWLERIVASVDDDSMVESAIRWLNYTLETELLMNEIADSTARVSTLVNAAKQYSQMDRAPYQRVDLRELLDSSLVMLGRKIGDTVTVVKEYDPALPQIPAYAAELNQVWTNLIDNAVAAMNGHGTLTVRTRRDGDMALIEIGDTGPGVPEEIRSRIFEPFFTTKPVGEGTGLGLDISWRIVVKKHRGDLRVESEPGDTRFQVRIPIEPEVAAAEGVTDG